A single genomic interval of Daucus carota subsp. sativus chromosome 1, DH1 v3.0, whole genome shotgun sequence harbors:
- the LOC108220958 gene encoding agamous-like MADS-box protein AGL62 translates to MAKKGAGRKRIPMEKIEDSSKVGVTFSKRRSGLFKKACAVRSLCDCHTAIVIFSGDNTVYSFGDPSSDRIFNSFIGATPAEESEGATRAEESEGATPAEESEGATPAEESDVPQLTEGYDFCQLMEEMTEYEGIVDAEKTRENGFTEVENDPQDENCLGKLWSAPVEELTLAEAEEMLAKLEDFKPFEDTSSSQAQT, encoded by the coding sequence ATGGCAAAAAAAGGAGCAGGGCGCAAAAGGATTCCAATGGAGAAGATAGAGGACTCAAGTAAGGTTGGGGTTACCTTCTCAAAACGAAGGTCTGGCCTCTTTAAGAAGGCATGTGCGGTCCGCTCTCTCTGTGACTGTCATACGGCTATTGTTATCTTCTCAGGGGACAACACAGTTTATTCTTTCGGTGATCCCTCCTCAGATAGGATTTTCAATTCCTTCATCGGCGCTACCCCTGCCGAAGAGAGCGAAGGCGCTACCCGTGCCGAAGAGAGCGAAGGCGCTACTCCTGCCGAAGAGAGCGAAGGCGCTACCCCTGCCGAAGAGAGCGATGTCCCACAGTTAACAGAAGGTTATGATTTTTGTCAACTGATGGAAGAGATGACAGAATATGAAGGCATAGTTGATGCAGAGAAAACTCGGGAAAATGGCTTTACTGAAGTTGAGAACGATCCTCAAGATGAGAATTGCTTGGGGAAATTGTGGTCAGCACCAGTGGAGGAACTAACATTGGCAGAAGCTGAAGAAATGTTGGCGAAATTGGAGGACTTTAAACCATTTGAAGACACTTCTAGCAGCCAAGCacaaacataa